From a region of the Patescibacteria group bacterium genome:
- a CDS encoding pitrilysin family protein — translation MYQHQLTTLKNGLRLITIPMPQLESVTVMVGVGAGSRYETKAVNGLFHFIEHMAFKGTKKKPSTFDISSELDAIGSGFNAFTDKELTGYYIKLATRHQELAFDILSDMMLNSLFKTEEIEREKQVIIEEINMYGDTPIRQVQEYFDRLLYGDNPMGWSTAGEKKSVKQIKRGDFISFLNQLYFAQNMNLVIAGKFDQGETEKLASRYFEKLKKTGKKDTKEIKIEQKKPRLKVYFKKTDQAHFCLGVPGYQYSHPDRFILAVLSTILGGSMSSRLWIQIRERRGLAYYVGSEPDFYTDSGYLLAREGVRLKSVDEAIKVTLDEFWKLKETPVSFKELKKAKEFLKGKMVLALEDSFNVASRYAAQLLLEKKIRTPEETMRLIDKVTVADVQRVAKAIFKPEKLNLALIGPYKDEDRFKKLLGGKG, via the coding sequence ATGTATCAACATCAATTAACCACTCTGAAAAATGGTCTTCGTTTAATTACCATTCCTATGCCTCAACTAGAGTCAGTGACGGTGATGGTTGGAGTTGGAGCGGGTAGTCGTTATGAAACTAAAGCGGTTAATGGCCTCTTTCATTTTATTGAGCATATGGCTTTTAAGGGAACCAAGAAAAAGCCTTCAACTTTTGATATTTCTTCAGAATTAGATGCTATTGGTAGCGGGTTTAATGCCTTTACTGATAAGGAATTAACTGGTTATTACATTAAGTTAGCAACTAGACATCAAGAATTGGCTTTTGACATTTTGTCGGACATGATGTTGAATTCTCTTTTTAAAACAGAAGAGATTGAGAGAGAAAAACAAGTCATTATTGAAGAAATTAATATGTACGGAGACACGCCTATTCGTCAAGTCCAAGAATATTTTGACAGGCTTTTATATGGCGATAATCCGATGGGTTGGAGTACTGCTGGAGAGAAGAAAAGCGTCAAACAGATTAAAAGGGGAGATTTTATTTCCTTTCTTAATCAGCTTTATTTTGCTCAAAACATGAATTTAGTTATCGCTGGTAAATTTGATCAAGGGGAAACAGAGAAATTAGCCAGTCGCTATTTTGAAAAACTTAAGAAAACCGGTAAAAAAGATACAAAAGAGATCAAAATAGAACAGAAGAAACCTAGATTAAAAGTTTATTTTAAGAAAACTGATCAGGCTCATTTTTGTTTGGGTGTTCCTGGTTATCAATACTCTCATCCAGATAGATTTATTCTGGCTGTTTTGTCTACCATTCTAGGAGGGAGTATGAGTTCTAGATTATGGATTCAAATAAGAGAACGACGGGGTTTGGCTTATTATGTTGGTTCTGAACCTGATTTTTACACTGATAGCGGCTATCTCTTGGCTCGAGAAGGAGTCAGATTAAAGAGTGTTGATGAAGCGATTAAGGTGACTCTTGATGAGTTTTGGAAGTTAAAAGAAACCCCAGTTTCTTTTAAGGAATTAAAAAAAGCCAAAGAATTTTTAAAGGGAAAGATGGTTTTGGCTTTAGAAGACTCTTTTAATGTTGCTTCTCGATACGCAGCCCAGCTTCTTTTGGAAAAAAAGATTCGGACGCCTGAAGAAACAATGAGATTGATTGACAAAGTGACAGTAGCTGATGTTCAGCGGGTGGCTAAAGCCATTTTTAAGCCCGAAAAGCTTAATTTGGCTTTGATTGGCCCTTACAAAGACGAAGACCGTTTTAAGAAACTTTTAGGAGGCAAGGGATAG